In Geotalea uraniireducens, one genomic interval encodes:
- a CDS encoding sigma-54-dependent transcriptional regulator: MKERTRILLIDDEESGREALSLLLKHAGYQLKGTATGKEGLELLAREKFDIVITDLFLPDSNGIDILKRAKEQSPQTEVILITGHASAETAVKAMKEGAFDYITKPLNFEELNFIIAKAIEKHQLLNENVYLKKQLQDKFELANIVGSSPAMQQVFALMKRIVKTDSTVLISGESGTGKELVAKAIHFNGHRRTNPLITVHCGAIPENLLESELFGYVRGAFTGAARDKLGKFEAADGGTIFLDEIGTMPMQLQTKLLRVLQEQEVERVGSTRPKKIDVRIVAATNLNLEEEVKKGNFREDLFYRLNVIPLRLPPLRERVEDILPLVRHFQAKFCKEMGRRQLVLTKDALEALEGYPWPGNVRELENVMERIVALTEADTVTLQDLPPGVRNESLTRVTSKGVDLVKTLTEIERSMINDALALSDGVKARAATLLNLNRTTLVEKMRRLGMPLQ; encoded by the coding sequence ATGAAAGAACGGACGCGAATCCTCCTCATCGACGACGAAGAATCGGGGCGCGAAGCCCTTTCCCTCCTTCTCAAACATGCCGGCTACCAGCTCAAGGGGACGGCTACGGGAAAAGAGGGTCTGGAATTGCTCGCCCGCGAGAAGTTCGACATCGTCATCACTGACCTGTTTCTCCCCGACAGCAACGGGATCGACATCCTGAAGCGGGCAAAGGAACAGTCTCCCCAGACCGAAGTGATTCTCATCACCGGCCACGCCTCTGCCGAAACGGCCGTCAAAGCCATGAAGGAAGGGGCTTTCGACTACATCACCAAACCGTTGAATTTCGAAGAGCTCAACTTCATCATTGCCAAAGCCATCGAAAAGCACCAGCTGCTGAACGAAAACGTCTACCTCAAAAAACAGCTGCAGGACAAATTCGAACTGGCGAACATCGTCGGCTCCTCACCGGCGATGCAGCAGGTCTTTGCCCTGATGAAACGGATCGTCAAGACCGATTCAACGGTGCTCATCTCCGGCGAATCGGGAACCGGCAAGGAACTGGTGGCGAAGGCAATCCACTTCAACGGGCACCGGCGGACCAACCCGCTGATCACCGTCCATTGCGGCGCCATCCCGGAAAACCTATTGGAATCGGAACTGTTCGGTTACGTGAGGGGGGCGTTTACCGGCGCGGCCCGGGACAAGCTCGGCAAGTTCGAGGCCGCCGACGGCGGGACCATCTTCCTCGACGAGATCGGCACCATGCCGATGCAGCTGCAGACCAAGCTGCTGCGGGTTCTTCAGGAGCAGGAGGTCGAACGGGTCGGTTCGACCCGGCCGAAGAAGATCGACGTCCGGATCGTTGCGGCAACCAATCTCAACCTTGAGGAAGAGGTCAAGAAGGGGAATTTTCGCGAAGATCTCTTTTACCGGCTCAATGTTATCCCGCTGCGGCTGCCGCCGCTACGGGAGCGGGTGGAGGACATCCTGCCGCTGGTCCGGCATTTTCAGGCCAAATTCTGCAAGGAGATGGGCCGGCGGCAACTGGTGCTGACCAAAGACGCGCTGGAGGCGCTGGAGGGGTATCCGTGGCCGGGCAACGTCCGGGAACTGGAAAACGTCATGGAACGGATCGTCGCCCTCACCGAGGCGGATACCGTTACCCTCCAGGACCTCCCGCCCGGCGTCCGGAACGAATCGCTGACCCGGGTCACGAGCAAGGGAGTGGACCTGGTCAAGACCCTGACCGAGATCGAACGGAGCATGATCAACGATGCGCTGGCCTTGAGCGACGGGGTCAAGGCCCGGGCTGCCACGCTGCTCAACCTCAACCGGACGACGCTGGTCGAAAAGATGCGCCGGCTCGGCATGCCGCTGCAATAA
- the coaBC gene encoding bifunctional phosphopantothenoylcysteine decarboxylase/phosphopantothenate--cysteine ligase CoaBC — translation MLNGKEIVLGVTGGIAAYKAVELLRLLTKAGATVHVVMTRSAMEFVTPLTFQTLSMNPVVTDLFNLISEREIGHIALADRADLVIIAPATANVIGKIANGIADDMLTTTVMATKSPVLIAPAMNVNMYQNPLYRENEAKLKRFGYRFVEPASGLLACGWEGEGKLQEPAVIFEEAVAALTVKDLAGERVLVTAGPTREEIDPVRYISNYSSGKMGYAIARAARRRGAEVTLVAGPTCLADPWGIETVRVTSAAEMYEAVLARLERSTVVIKAAAVADYRPKCKAPGKIKKTDAAMAVELEKNPDILREVGARKGARLVVGFAAETGELVANARKKLLDKQVDLMVANDVSQAGAGFHVDTNIAKFLYPDGRIEELPLMGKNELADLLLDRVTALRQTGAKAGP, via the coding sequence ATGCTCAACGGCAAGGAAATCGTCCTCGGCGTTACCGGCGGCATCGCCGCCTACAAGGCGGTCGAGCTCCTGCGGCTGCTGACCAAGGCCGGGGCGACCGTCCACGTCGTGATGACCAGATCGGCGATGGAGTTCGTCACCCCCCTGACATTTCAGACGCTGTCGATGAATCCGGTGGTTACCGACCTCTTCAATCTCATTTCCGAACGGGAGATCGGCCATATCGCCCTGGCCGACCGGGCCGACCTGGTGATCATCGCTCCGGCCACCGCCAATGTCATTGGCAAGATCGCCAACGGCATTGCCGATGACATGCTGACCACCACCGTCATGGCAACCAAATCGCCGGTACTGATCGCTCCGGCCATGAACGTCAATATGTACCAGAACCCCCTCTATCGGGAGAACGAGGCCAAGCTGAAACGCTTCGGCTACCGCTTTGTGGAGCCGGCCAGCGGCCTGCTTGCCTGCGGCTGGGAAGGGGAGGGGAAACTGCAGGAACCGGCAGTGATCTTCGAAGAGGCGGTGGCTGCCCTGACCGTAAAGGATCTGGCCGGCGAGCGGGTGCTGGTGACCGCCGGCCCGACCCGCGAAGAGATCGACCCGGTCCGCTACATCAGCAACTACTCTTCGGGCAAGATGGGCTATGCCATTGCCCGGGCGGCGCGGCGCCGAGGGGCAGAGGTGACGTTGGTTGCCGGCCCGACCTGTCTCGCCGATCCCTGGGGGATCGAAACGGTGCGGGTGACGTCGGCCGCTGAAATGTACGAGGCGGTGCTGGCCAGGCTCGAACGGAGCACGGTGGTGATCAAGGCGGCTGCCGTGGCCGATTATCGGCCGAAGTGCAAGGCGCCGGGCAAGATCAAGAAGACCGACGCAGCGATGGCGGTGGAACTGGAGAAGAATCCGGACATCCTGCGTGAAGTGGGCGCCCGGAAAGGGGCGCGGCTGGTGGTCGGCTTTGCCGCCGAAACCGGCGAGCTGGTAGCCAACGCCCGGAAAAAGCTCCTTGACAAGCAGGTCGATCTGATGGTCGCCAATGATGTCAGCCAGGCCGGGGCCGGCTTCCATGTCGATACCAATATCGCCAAATTCCTGTATCCCGACGGGCGGATCGAAGAGCTGCCGCTGATGGGGAAGAACGAGCTGGCCGATCTGCTGCTGGACCGGGTAACGGCGCTGCGGCAGACCGGGGCGAAGGCTGGTCCCTGA
- a CDS encoding MBL fold metallo-hydrolase — MIFENVVVGPLGVNCFILGCPESKVGVVVDPGADAGRIVARIGELGLEIRYVINTHGHFDHVGGNRRLVEATGAKLMIHRDDVHFLNRAADAAATYGLETENSPSPDLLLEDGQMIEFGTCHLEVFHTPGHTPGGCCLYLAAEKKVISGDTLFAESVGRTDFPGSSHRDLIDSIRNKLLTLPDDVQVFPGHGPATTIGRERRYNPYLND, encoded by the coding sequence ATGATTTTTGAAAATGTTGTCGTTGGGCCGCTGGGGGTGAACTGTTTTATTCTCGGCTGCCCGGAGAGCAAAGTCGGCGTGGTGGTCGATCCCGGCGCCGATGCCGGGCGGATCGTTGCCAGGATAGGTGAACTCGGCCTGGAGATTCGTTACGTGATCAATACCCACGGCCATTTCGACCATGTCGGCGGGAACCGGCGCCTTGTGGAGGCTACCGGGGCGAAGCTGATGATCCATCGGGACGACGTCCATTTCCTCAATCGCGCTGCCGATGCGGCAGCTACCTATGGTTTGGAAACGGAAAACTCTCCCAGCCCCGATCTTCTCCTGGAGGATGGCCAGATGATCGAGTTCGGCACCTGCCACCTGGAGGTTTTCCATACCCCCGGTCATACGCCCGGCGGCTGCTGCCTCTATCTGGCGGCGGAGAAAAAGGTCATCAGCGGCGATACGCTGTTCGCCGAATCGGTGGGGCGGACCGATTTCCCCGGCTCATCCCATCGCGATCTGATCGACTCGATCCGCAACAAACTGCTGACCCTTCCCGACGATGTACAGGTCTTTCCCGGTCATGGCCCGGCGACCACCATCGGTCGGGAGCGGCGTTACAATCCCTATCTGAACGACTGA
- a CDS encoding PaaI family thioesterase, with the protein MVKGAALPFALPAWIARAPFEEYLDMTIESAVDGRAVLTMPFKVKHAQGKGLMHGGAVTALADTAVAMAIKSILPEGSHFVTTELTLTFHAPIQGGTVKAVATTVREDERTLRGIAEVFDAEGVKTATFQSLFRIKRASRPA; encoded by the coding sequence ATGGTCAAGGGGGCGGCGTTGCCGTTTGCCCTGCCGGCCTGGATTGCCCGCGCGCCATTCGAGGAGTACCTCGACATGACGATCGAGTCGGCGGTCGACGGCCGGGCCGTCCTGACCATGCCCTTCAAGGTCAAGCATGCCCAGGGCAAAGGATTGATGCACGGCGGTGCGGTGACCGCCCTGGCCGATACCGCCGTGGCAATGGCGATCAAAAGCATTCTGCCGGAAGGGAGCCATTTCGTCACCACCGAATTGACCCTCACCTTCCATGCGCCGATTCAGGGCGGAACCGTCAAGGCGGTTGCCACGACGGTCCGGGAGGATGAACGGACCCTGCGCGGCATTGCCGAAGTGTTCGATGCCGAGGGGGTGAAGACGGCGACCTTTCAATCGCTGTTCCGGATCAAACGCGCCAGCCGGCCTGCATAG
- a CDS encoding uracil-DNA glycosylase: MPESDDARQALSLLKSYLEELKASGVDALPYGVTGGAAEPAAGAPSRPAVPNVAESLEQIRAELGDCQRCSLGKGRTNLVFGVGNPRARLVFVGEAPGRDEDLQGEPFVGEAGGLLTRLITRMGLSREDVYICNVLKCRPPGNRNPEPPEIEQCSPFLLRQIRSIGPAVIVALGTFAAQTLLGSKAPISKLRGHFHDYHGIPLMPTFHPSFLLHNRSDTGKYWLVWEDMIQVLNRLGLPVPDVKRKG; the protein is encoded by the coding sequence ATGCCGGAAAGCGATGATGCGCGCCAAGCCTTGTCTTTGTTGAAAAGTTATCTCGAAGAACTGAAGGCGTCAGGAGTCGATGCTCTCCCCTATGGCGTGACCGGGGGGGCCGCCGAACCGGCCGCCGGAGCGCCTTCCCGCCCGGCGGTGCCGAACGTCGCGGAGTCGCTGGAGCAGATCCGGGCCGAACTCGGTGACTGTCAGCGCTGTTCGCTGGGGAAGGGGCGGACCAACCTGGTCTTTGGGGTCGGCAATCCCCGGGCGCGGCTCGTTTTTGTCGGCGAAGCTCCCGGCCGGGACGAAGATCTCCAGGGCGAGCCGTTTGTCGGCGAGGCCGGCGGGCTGCTGACCCGGCTGATTACCCGGATGGGGCTGAGTCGTGAGGATGTCTATATCTGCAATGTCCTCAAATGTCGCCCCCCCGGTAACCGCAATCCGGAGCCGCCGGAGATCGAGCAGTGCAGCCCCTTTCTGCTCCGGCAAATCAGGAGTATCGGTCCGGCGGTGATCGTGGCGCTCGGTACGTTCGCCGCCCAGACCCTGCTCGGATCCAAAGCGCCTATTTCCAAACTGCGCGGGCATTTCCACGATTATCACGGCATCCCGCTGATGCCGACATTCCACCCGTCGTTCCTGCTCCACAACCGGAGCGATACGGGAAAATACTGGCTAGTCTGGGAAGACATGATCCAGGTACTCAATCGTCTCGGTCTGCCGGTTCCCGACGTCAAGCGCAAGGGCTGA
- a CDS encoding 3'-5' exoribonuclease YhaM family protein: MNKIFIGTIKDRDQVDSVFLVKDKIMAMAKNGKPYMTLRLMDKSGEIEGRVWDNVDTLSAVFDKDDFIAIRSKATVYLGKMQLIIAELKRVPEEQVCLADFLPESARAIAEMEQELAALVGSIGDGNLRGLMQSFVDDEGFMALYRVAPAAKGMHHVYLGGLLEHSLAVARLVDAIVPLYSGINRDLLVAGALLHDVGKVREMTYLRSFDYTDEGKLLGHITIGVEMLHERIAAIPGFPVELAMLLKHMLLSHHGQYEFGSPKRPKTMEATILNYLDDLDSKINGINTHIGKEIDGQSRWTSYHRLYDRYFYKENGLGETGHEECASEPAPSAPAVPAAAEPPARGKPAEAKKGFHNNPFESLQGKNLDLF, encoded by the coding sequence TTGAATAAGATTTTCATCGGGACGATCAAGGACCGGGACCAGGTCGACTCCGTTTTCCTGGTCAAGGATAAGATCATGGCGATGGCCAAGAACGGCAAGCCGTACATGACGTTGCGGCTGATGGACAAGAGCGGCGAGATCGAGGGGCGGGTCTGGGACAACGTGGATACGCTGTCGGCTGTCTTCGACAAGGACGATTTCATCGCCATCCGCTCCAAGGCAACGGTCTATCTGGGCAAGATGCAATTGATCATTGCCGAGCTGAAGCGGGTGCCGGAAGAACAGGTCTGTCTGGCCGACTTCCTCCCCGAGTCGGCGCGGGCGATTGCCGAGATGGAGCAGGAGCTGGCAGCGCTCGTCGGAAGCATTGGCGACGGCAATCTCCGGGGCCTGATGCAGTCCTTTGTCGATGACGAAGGGTTCATGGCCCTCTACCGGGTTGCTCCTGCCGCCAAAGGGATGCACCATGTCTATCTCGGCGGGCTGTTGGAGCACTCGCTGGCGGTGGCCCGACTGGTCGACGCCATCGTGCCGCTTTACAGCGGAATCAACCGCGACCTGCTGGTCGCCGGGGCGCTGCTGCATGACGTCGGCAAGGTACGGGAGATGACCTACCTCCGCTCGTTCGATTATACGGACGAGGGGAAGCTGCTCGGCCATATTACGATCGGCGTGGAGATGCTCCATGAACGGATCGCCGCTATCCCCGGCTTCCCTGTCGAACTGGCGATGCTGCTCAAGCATATGCTCCTCTCCCACCATGGCCAGTACGAATTCGGTTCGCCGAAGCGGCCGAAGACCATGGAAGCGACGATTCTCAATTACCTGGACGACCTCGACTCCAAGATCAACGGCATCAATACCCATATCGGCAAGGAAATCGACGGCCAGAGCCGCTGGACCTCCTACCATCGGCTATACGACCGTTACTTCTACAAGGAAAACGGGTTGGGCGAGACGGGGCACGAGGAGTGCGCCAGCGAGCCTGCGCCGTCTGCCCCGGCAGTGCCCGCGGCGGCGGAACCGCCGGCCAGGGGGAAGCCGGCCGAGGCGAAAAAGGGGTTCCACAACAATCCGTTCGAGTCGTTGCAGGGGAAGAATCTCGACCTGTTCTGA
- a CDS encoding zinc dependent phospholipase C family protein: MVMLPVILFVLLLIPANAFAWGAGIHLQLGTSIINNLQAINPAIAAIIGEFPQDFLYGCISADITLGKKFTHYLQHCHRWRIGMKVLEYAWNPPQKACAYGYLCHLAADTVAHNYFVPFKIMRSFSTLTLKHAYWEMRFETFVERDIWETGKKVCQENYKANDALLRNVLSDTIFSFGTNKRIFNSILLVSRLEKWQQVMKTLADSSSYVLEEGDRSEYMGLAEESVFDFLNRLEHSRYYQADPTGERALATAEAVRKNLRLLYRSGKITKEDAFEQVDAMKGRLKEAIWKPDELLRILSAEP, translated from the coding sequence ATGGTTATGCTTCCGGTCATCCTGTTCGTACTGTTGTTAATCCCTGCCAACGCCTTTGCCTGGGGAGCAGGCATCCACTTACAGCTGGGAACGTCAATCATCAACAATCTCCAGGCGATCAACCCGGCCATTGCCGCAATCATCGGCGAATTCCCCCAGGATTTCCTCTACGGCTGCATTTCCGCCGACATCACCCTGGGGAAGAAATTCACCCACTATCTCCAGCACTGCCACCGCTGGCGGATCGGCATGAAGGTGCTGGAATATGCCTGGAATCCCCCCCAGAAAGCCTGCGCCTACGGCTATCTCTGCCACCTGGCAGCGGATACCGTCGCCCACAACTACTTCGTCCCTTTCAAGATCATGCGCAGTTTCTCGACCCTGACCCTCAAGCATGCCTACTGGGAAATGCGCTTTGAAACCTTCGTGGAACGGGATATCTGGGAAACCGGCAAAAAAGTCTGCCAGGAAAATTACAAGGCGAACGACGCGCTGCTCCGCAACGTGCTCTCCGACACCATCTTTTCTTTCGGCACCAACAAACGGATCTTCAACTCGATCCTCCTGGTCAGCCGGCTGGAAAAGTGGCAGCAGGTCATGAAGACCCTGGCGGATTCGTCGAGCTATGTCCTTGAAGAAGGGGATCGCAGCGAATACATGGGGCTCGCCGAGGAATCGGTGTTCGATTTTCTCAACCGGCTGGAGCACTCACGCTATTACCAGGCGGACCCGACTGGCGAACGGGCCCTAGCTACCGCCGAGGCGGTGCGCAAAAATCTGCGGCTATTGTACCGGAGTGGCAAGATCACCAAGGAAGATGCCTTCGAGCAGGTCGATGCGATGAAGGGCCGGCTCAAGGAAGCGATCTGGAAGCCTGACGAACTGCTCAGAATTCTCTCCGCCGAACCGTAG
- a CDS encoding NAD(P)/FAD-dependent oxidoreductase: protein MPFLVRNLILSPEEDESLLSGLVQRRFGLRAQDVVSCRLVRKSIDARRKPRVKFICTVECRLTDEAGFLARFGTDPDVQPVVEPSPPTFPTLRPEPGIVIVGMGPAGLFTALRLAEYGLVATLVERGQPVERRTRDVELFWRSGALDPESNVQFGEGGAGTFSDGKLTTRVNDRNITYILERLVTFGAPVEILYQAKPHIGTDRLRRVVAGIRQWLLDAGFEIRFACRASDILVREGQVAGVVLNDHDELSCSRLVLAPGHSARDTYRLLAERGVFLEAKPFAIGARIEHPQELINRIQYGKGFHPALPPAEYALAYNDRQRGRSAYSFCMCPGGVVVAGSSEQGGVVTNGMSAYRRDATHANSALVVNVGPADFADPSPLAGIAFQQLWERRAFAAGGGDYRAPAQNLLAFLGQRGGGLTSSYRPGVRETDLATVLPAGVTETLRAGIHHFEGKMRGFITAEATLTGVETRTSAPVRIVRGDDFQSVTLRGLYPAGEGAGYAGGIMSAALDGIRVADALAQQLSKQQGACFE from the coding sequence ATGCCGTTTCTGGTACGAAATCTGATCCTGTCCCCGGAAGAGGACGAGAGTCTGCTTTCCGGTCTGGTGCAACGGCGCTTCGGCCTGCGGGCGCAGGATGTCGTTTCGTGCCGGCTGGTACGCAAAAGCATTGATGCCCGACGCAAGCCCCGGGTAAAATTTATCTGTACCGTCGAATGCCGGCTGACAGACGAAGCCGGTTTCCTGGCCCGCTTCGGCACCGATCCCGACGTCCAGCCTGTGGTAGAGCCATCACCGCCGACTTTCCCTACCTTGCGTCCGGAACCGGGGATCGTTATCGTCGGCATGGGGCCGGCCGGGCTGTTCACCGCGCTGCGCCTTGCCGAATACGGGCTGGTGGCGACCCTTGTCGAGCGCGGCCAGCCGGTCGAGCGCCGGACCCGCGATGTCGAGCTCTTCTGGCGCAGTGGCGCTCTGGATCCGGAAAGCAACGTCCAGTTTGGCGAGGGGGGGGCCGGTACCTTTTCCGACGGCAAGCTGACCACCCGGGTCAACGACCGGAACATCACCTACATCCTCGAACGGCTGGTGACCTTCGGTGCCCCGGTGGAAATCCTTTACCAGGCCAAACCGCACATCGGCACCGACCGCCTGCGACGGGTGGTGGCCGGAATCCGGCAGTGGCTGCTTGATGCCGGCTTCGAAATCCGTTTCGCCTGCCGGGCCAGCGATATTCTTGTCCGGGAGGGGCAGGTGGCGGGAGTGGTCCTGAACGACCATGATGAGCTCTCCTGCAGCCGCCTCGTGCTGGCGCCGGGCCACAGTGCCCGGGATACCTACCGGCTGCTGGCCGAGCGGGGCGTCTTCCTGGAGGCGAAACCTTTTGCCATCGGGGCCAGGATCGAGCACCCGCAGGAGCTGATCAACCGGATCCAGTACGGTAAGGGTTTCCATCCCGCCCTGCCGCCGGCCGAGTATGCCCTGGCCTATAACGACCGGCAGCGCGGCCGGTCCGCCTACTCCTTCTGCATGTGCCCCGGTGGCGTGGTGGTGGCCGGCAGTTCGGAACAGGGCGGCGTGGTCACCAACGGGATGAGCGCTTACCGGCGCGATGCCACTCACGCCAACAGCGCCCTGGTGGTCAACGTGGGGCCGGCCGATTTCGCCGATCCCTCACCGCTGGCGGGGATTGCCTTCCAGCAGCTGTGGGAACGGCGGGCGTTCGCTGCCGGCGGTGGCGATTACCGTGCCCCGGCCCAGAATCTGTTGGCCTTTCTCGGGCAGCGGGGCGGTGGGCTGACCTCAAGCTACCGGCCGGGGGTGCGGGAAACGGACCTGGCGACGGTACTGCCGGCGGGGGTTACGGAAACGCTCCGGGCGGGAATCCATCATTTCGAAGGGAAGATGCGCGGTTTCATCACTGCGGAGGCGACCCTGACCGGAGTCGAGACGCGAACATCGGCCCCGGTGCGGATTGTCCGTGGGGACGACTTCCAGTCGGTTACGCTCCGCGGCCTGTATCCTGCCGGCGAAGGGGCCGGTTATGCCGGTGGCATCATGAGCGCGGCCCTCGACGGGATCCGGGTGGCGGATGCCTTGGCGCAACAACTCAGCAAGCAACAAGGAGCATGCTTTGAATAA